Genomic DNA from Euleptes europaea isolate rEulEur1 chromosome 14, rEulEur1.hap1, whole genome shotgun sequence:
CATGATGTCAGTAGCATGCTGGCTGCAGGAGAGGCGACAGCCAAAGGTTCCTtgccctgccttcctctgctcttcCTCCTTTGCCTACGGTTTGCTTTTCCTCCCCAAGCCTGATTTGGCTTCTTGGTTCATTTCGGACTCCCGCTAGCTAGCCTCTCCCAAACAAGAAAGTTGCAAGGCTGTCTgcaaaattaaataataaataaataacccatcCTTGGATACACGAGACCCTTGATTTATGCTGGGAATCAGCTCCCTCTATCTGCTTACAATGCCCAAAGCCAAGTTCTACAATATCGTAGGCTTACCATTTGCCCAGTGGCAGCATGCGAACTCCCGCCCCCCACTTCCACCTCCCGTCCTCAATAATTTGAGgccagggagaaaaaaaaggagggtggCATTGATGGTCCAGGCAAACTATATGGCTGATTTAAAATTGCTCATCCCTGCTGAATCGACTCAATCCCTAATTCGAGTTTTGTTCTCTCTCATATGAATTGAACCTGCAAGCCTTTCTTTTCTATTTCCCTGCGAGGaattttttaaagtacatttttGGGTTCTTAATTAATTGATGTGAAACTTATCCACAGTGTCAAAGTACAAAAGTATTGGGAATACCTGCAACAAACTGGGCGTATCGAAAAGGCttgcaacaaaaaacaaaagacaCCCAAAAGGGACGCACTTGGGAACCCGTCTCAAACATGCCTGACAATCTTCTATGACTGTACATTGCATGGGATATTCAGAGGAGGCACAAAGAGAGGCCCTTCTGGATGGCTTTCAAATCTTCCAGTTTTCAGCAGGGGGCATCTGGATGCTTCCAGAAAGTCCACAAACAGAGCAGGGAAACTACgtttctctctccctgtttaTCTCCCAATGGCTGGTGTTCaaagatacactgcctctgaatacaGAGGCTTCATTCCTAGCAggtgttgatgcagcccaagggCGCAACCTGCCATCAGTGGCATGGGTGGAGACTGGCATCACCTTTGGTCCTATGGTGCCACTGGATGGTTCTATTGTTAAAATCAGCCAGTACAATCCTAACAATGGTATTATTCTAGCATGATATATAGGCCATAGAGGAGCCTGCTGTATCCCACATCCCCCAAAGATAAcaatgcagggggtggggggaggatagggtttccaggtccctctttgccaccggcggaggtttttggggcagagcctgaggagggcagggtttggggagggactttgatgccatagagtccaattgcagtgCACTACGAGGCCCACTTGGTTCTGCTTGCCCCTGGCTGCCGTTGGCCCTCCAGGAACATTCCCAGGAAGTTCAAGAGCCAGTCCACCCAGGACGTTCAAGAGCCAGGCCCCAAACAGCTCTTGCCATCTCTCTTGCTTCTGGCAAGCAGGAAGAGCATAATTACATCTGTGACATCAGTAGTGGTGAAAATGTGCAGGCGTGCTTAAGTATGCTCCACAGATCTGCTGTTATGACCTGGTCTAAGGAGACAGAGAAGCATAGTTCCAAGGCCAGAATTTATGACATTTTAATTGTACCCTTCCTCTTTGGAGCTCGGGTTGGTACTTAAGGTTCCCTTCATTGTCAGTCTTTAATGTAACAGCGAATACACTGTAACAGCAACCCAACACTCCTTCCACTTAATCTTCACAACTACCCGAAGAAGTTGATTAGACTGAGACCAAGAGACTGGTTgggggtcacccagtgagtttcatggttgTGGGATTTTTTATGCAAGTTTCTGCAGTCTTAGTCTGACATTctgaccactacatcactctaCTGTAGAACAGCTAGCTTAATATGTTTTAAATGATTGCATTGTATGAAATATTAATACAATACATCCAGGGAGGGGGGCCTGAGATATGGGGAGGGGCAGGCCAACACAGGCCCTTGTGTTTGCAGCTCTGGAAATAGACCTAATGGTGGTAAGAAAACTCTGTAACTCATCAACTTGtaccaagtttcaaaatatttttgtaactGCTGTGAATACTGCCAAGGACAAgccttcctggagatttggagagggtggactttggggaCGAGAGGGGCTTCACTGGATTATAATGCAatggagtccaccctgcaaagcagctgtttcccccctggggaacttatctctgtagcctgagatcagttgtaattccgggagatctccaggctcccttTAAGCGAGGGCTCGCTATGTCTTCTCCTATGACCCTCCCCCGCCTGACTCCCCCTCCAGCACAGGAAACtgattatacacacacactctctctctttgCCGAACAGGCAGGGAAGAAGTGCATCTCAGCAGCAAACAACTTGCTTCTCTTCTGGGGAAAACAGCATGCAGGCCCCTAAGTTGCTTGCCTCCTTGGGTGTGAGaaggtatttttcttttttttttatttgcgaCTTAAATTTTAGGTGCTGAGTAACATTTAGACTTTGCTTCTGTAACAAAGTAGCAATAGTCTCCAGTGTCTTTCttacctggagggggaaaaataaatTAACCCTGTTGTCCGATCCCTCCAAATCTCATAATCAGCGTCCgatgccctccctccctttcctcataCTGCAAAGGAGATTCATTCCCCGATCTAGTAAGAAGTTGTAATTCTGCATGATGGACGCTAGGAGGAGCTCTGGCAATTGCCTTCACATTCTGCCATAAAAACTAGAGCTTACAGGCTGTTAGGTTTTAGTTGGgggggaaacaattttttttaaaaaccctccagacgaaaaaggggaaaaacaaatCTTGCTAACAGGAGGCaattccttcccccaccctcatCCTACCAAATTAAGTCTGAATCAAAGCAGATTTTATAACACTGAAAAGTATAGTAATTGCAACCAAAAATTTAAAAACGGTAAGACGTCTTTGCCACTTTAAAAAGATCGACTGAGGAATCAACCAAACGCTGGCATTGATCTCTTTCCAATACAAGTTGATTGATGAGCAGAGATAACCCTCCCCCAAAAGGTAACTTTATGGAGATGCCGAACAAAACTCAGGTTCCATTTTTGAAACCCAACCAATCAGTCTTGTTAGgaatgcagaaaaagaaaaaagctccctccccaatttatgatatttttattttgcaaagagtTGAAGCGACTCAGACCACAGCGGTGGTGCTTGATCTCAAAAGACGGCCTCCAGTTCTGAGGTCAGCCTGTAGGCGGTCAGAAAATCTTTACCTTCATTTGGTTGGGGGGGGTGTGTGGGTGAGAAGagaaacacacatacacgcacatgCACCACCAAGTGGCACAGATAACAAACTCCACTCAGGAGATAGATTATATGtatctatatatatacacacacacactcatacctGAAAAGAAACTTCATAGAGTACATTCTTAAACTAAAGAGGACACTGTCATTTTTGGCCCCTTTGCTACAACCATtgataactccccccccctcacccttcACAAAGAGCAGCAGGCCAAACCTGCAGTCCTATAAAAATAAACACACCCCACTGGGACTCAGGGGGGCTTTCTTCACagtaaatatgcttaggatcAGGCCAGTAAAAGCACTTAAGAAACAAGGCAGAGAATTGTTACCATAGGTGCCCCCTCCTTCCAAGGCAGAAAGCATGTTTCTACATACATAACTGCAGCCACTTTTCTCCTCTCCCGCAGTCTTCATCTGAAAAAAGTATAAGATTCAACTCCCCCCATTTTCTTTGCTCTTGGGAAGACCCAATGCTTCAATTGGAAAAAAGATCttgagtcccccccccactttggcaTCTACTGCAAATATAAGACCCCATGTTAAAATCAAGTAGTGTTGGGAATGGGGTGATCTGTCCCCCTGAGGGAGAAGGCTAATGTTAGAGCAAGAAAACATTTTACTAAGATCTATTCCAAGTTAGGATATATAGGAAGTGCCTGTTTCTAAAGCTCACCGAGCAAGTCTCGGCAAATCTTGTGCACTGCTTTGGGAACACTGCTGAAATCCATGAGGTTTACTTGGGAGGAAGTGTTTTTGATCTGGCTGTAAACCTAACTTGGGGCAGCAACAGAGTTGCCACTTTCTTGAAGtaagggagaagggggggggagagagaaagcagaggCCCATTTAACTTTTATAACTGGACTTTTTATTAAGattataaatttaaaacaattctgAACAGTTTTACCCGGTGATATACAATTCAGtatgcacacagaaaaaaaaattatacagagatacaaacaaacaaaaaaaaatcctgctgttTTGGCAACGGCATCCTTTAATACACACAGTGCTTAATGTGAGATTTTGATGGCAGGCTGCAAGACACCTTTTTATAACAaaaggttcccccctcccttttaatgataatacaaaatttaaatatttgaaagaaaaaaaagaaagactacAGAGTACAGACTTTTGCACACTAGACCCAAACAATGCTGGCTTTAGGCTGGAAAGGCTGAAATCAAGAatccaaactttaaaaactatACCCTCCCCAGCGCAATGAAAGACGCTAAAATAGTGTTAACACATTTACTGGTGGCGTTTTCATTCATGGGGCACCCCCCCTTCCAGGTGCACAAatagaggggaagagaaagaaggtcCTGCAGAGCAGTGCATGATGGGAGAAGTAGTTGCCAtatcacccctccctccccaaatcaaaAGTATCTTGTTTGAAAATATAAGCAGACAGAACTATAGATTTCAAGAATGCAGAGGGTGGTAGGAGGAAGCAGGAATAAGTCTCGAAACCCCCCACTGTATAAATGCCAAATCACATCAATTTGCTTCCAAGAAAAAAGTTtaggtttgtttattttttgctttttcctGCTTCGGGTCTGTATAATGGGAATCTTCTCCCCTTTCCACAGGAGGAAGGATGCCCCCAGTCTGAGTTCCTGTGAAGGGAAACTGAACCACAAGGTTTGGAGGTGATTTTTCCCCAGGGTTGTTTCTTTttcatgaggggggggggaaaatcTGGAAACCAAGTCAACGATcacctccatttttaaaaaaaaactctgcaactAGAGTTCACCCACTTCGCTAGCTCGAAAAGCACCATTcccatgccccctccctccccagcactgcAAAAAAACCCATTCTGAGCATTTCCAGCCGACGTGTCTGTTTTCACAAACGCTGAAGTCTTGGGTGGGCTGGAGACCGGCCTCGGGGACCAGACCCTCCCGCAAAAGGGGGACAGAATAGCTCCCTCTCCCTAagtcctctttctcccccctcctcaccTGGTGGCATCCCAGTAGAACACCTCATTAGGAAACCAAACGCTAAAAAACCTGGAAGGATTAAaaatgggaaagagaaagagacacAGCCCAAACACCCCCCCAGCAAAGacacaaaagattttttttaaaactttaaatagGTAACTATTCCTCATCTCTGTAAAAATAAAGACCCGAAATCTCAGCATTAAAGTTTATCTTACAATTTATAAAACGTTCGCTCGGCCGATTCCTTCCGCGCCCAGTCCCTTCAGCCTTTTGTTCGGGAGTcggggccccctcccctccttcccgatCGCCGCCCCTCCAGGTCgccgagcccccccccctaaAAGGCCACGATGGCCCGCGTCCAAGCCCCCAAGCTGGCCAGCGCCTGTTTGCTACAGAGCTGCCCGTTGAGCGGCTGCTCCGAGTCCgccgccgcctgctgctgctgctgctggtgctgctgccgGCTCACCAGCCCCGTGAAACCGGAGCCGAAAATGGAAATCAAGTTGGAGATGTTGGACGAGTCCGGGCCGGGCTCGGCGCTGAAGTCCTCGAAGCGCGCGCGCTTGGGGCAGGGGGCGAAGGGAGCGCCGCCCAGGACGGCccccccggcggcggcggcggcagctgcaGCCCCCCCGGGGCCGCCGCCCGCCggggcccccccgccgccgtccTCGTGGCCCGGCTCGTACTTGCGCTTGGAGCCCGGGCTGGGCGCGCCCGGGCAGGGGCAAGGGCAGTGCGCGCAGCAGTCCTGGTGCAGGTAGCCGTTCTCCACCGTGGTCACCACGTGCGTGTCCAGGTCCAGGACGGTGGTGCGGCTGGAGCagtggggcgcggcggcggcgggcggcgcgAAGGGGCAGCCGGCCGGGCCGGGGTAgaggggcccggcggcggcggtgccgGGCGGCGGGGAGGCCCGCGGCGGGTCGAAGGCGCCCGAGGAGTCCCTGCACAGCGCCGAGAGGGCGGCGGGCGGCGCGGgctggggcggcggcggcggccccagcGGCTCCTCGTCCTGGGGCGCGGCGGGCAGGAGCGCGGCGCACACGGGCAGGTCCAGCAGCTCGCCCCCGAAGCCCGCCCGGGCCAGGGCGCAGCTCCGCGCCTGAGCCCCGCCGCCGACGCCGCCGCCCTCCTGCTGCTCGGCGGCAGGCTGCAAGGGGAGCGGGCCGAAGTCGGCGGCGGCGGGCGCGCAGGCTGCGGGGGGCATGCCCACGAGCATGCCGCCGCCTTCCGGGTAGTGGTGCTGCTGCTGGCGCCGGTAGAGCTCGGCGTAGCGCTCGCTCAGGTAGAGCTGCCGGGCGTTGCGGAGCACATAGGAGACGAGCAGGTTCTTGTGCAGCTTGATGCCGCCGCGCTGCGTGCGCGAGCTGTGGATCTTGCGCAGGGAGAGGCCGATCAGCGCCTGGGCGTCCAGGGCGCACTCCATCCTCCGCCGCCCGCCCCTCAGCCTCGGCCGCCGCCCGCCCGGGGACGCATCCACCCGGGCGCGGGGACACAGCCGGTGACCCCCTCCGCCGTCGCCAGGCCAGGCGCGCCGGCCGCCACCgggcgccctcgccgggctcgctgcgctgcgctgcgctgcgctgcgctgccCGCCTCTGCTTCTGCTTCGGCGTGCGAGGCAACGAGCGCTCCCTTAGCCGGCCCCCGCTATTTGTAGGGCCCCCGCCGGCCCGCCCCCGGCCGCCGGCGCCTATCGCCGCCCGCCTTTGCCTGGGACTGGCAGCCCCCGCCCGCCCCgacgccgcccgcccgcccaatCCAGGCGAGGCGGTTCCTTTGTGCTATTCAAATGCCGAGCAGACTCGGGGCTTTTTTGCGCTGGCGGGCAGGTCCTCCGCAGGGGAGAGCGGAGGAGCGGGCCGGGGCAGAGCGCGAGCGCGGTGCATCCCCCGGGGGCCAGGGCAGGGGCATCGCCCGGGGCAGGGCcggacagctccccccccccttccccggcgCACCTGGGGCACCGGCGGGCAGGTGAGCGCCCGGCCATGTGCGGCAAGGGGGAAGTGGGCCGGGCCCCGAGGGGCGGTCCCTCCCGGCTCCGGCCAGCCCCTCCTGCCTTGGCTCCAGCAGGTGCGCGCCGCCAAGCGCGCAAATCCACACCGTGTCTCCAAAGGGGCACAAGAACTCGTGatgttgggaaggggaaaaaaccaggGACACGCGTCGTTTCAGGAGGCATCGACAGCACTGACCGCGCTGCTCCACTCGCGCCCGAAGTGAATGAGGACGGGGGTTCGCTCGATCCCGTGAACGTTCACGGCGCTGTAAGCCCCGGTTGGTAAAAGGCAACGCGATCTCAGGTATATTGACTTATGCAATGCGATCCTATGTGCGTTTACGTAAAAGTAGTCCCGCTTTGTGCGTCGGGGCTTACGCGTAGGGAAATTTGCGGAAGATGGCAACCTTAATCCCAGCCTCTTCGTATATGTTAGTTAAATCCTTTCAACTTTGCCTTTCTGTCAATGCTCTCGCACAACATCCGTGAACAAATTGGGATAAAACCCCAATTTTCAAAAAGCATAAGAAACCAAAAAAATAAGAATCGCAgagataaaaaaaagaaatcaggctGGAATCAaagatgatttttaaaattagcaCGGAAAGATTGCCAAGTTAGGTACCTACTCACTGAAGTGGGAGACCAATGTCCAACATCCAGGCACTACCACAAAGAAGGCCCTGTTAGTTTTGGCTGCTGGTTTGGTTGGAAAAAGGCCTCCCCAGTCACATACGCCTGATCTACATCACACACCCCCAGTCTAATTTTTATGACCAAACTGAACATCTGGAACCCCAGAGATGGAACTCCAACACCACATGTCCCTCACACCAGTGGCTTTTAACCCGTGCGTCAGGTCCCTCGAGTGTGCCAAGCAGCCCTACCTGCTGAGCTGCAAgcccctacaaagcagccatttgttgACTGCCCCCCTTTTGCTTGAAAGCATGTGCAGAGGGCCCCACCATGACCCCTAgcccacacatacacagaggaGCAGCAGGGATGTGAGATGAGGTCACTTCATGCCTGTGACCTTTGGCACACCTTCTGGCCATTGGTTGCATTTCCTGTCTTCTGCTCTCTTCGTGTTACCCACAATCCCATACTTGACACTGGTGAGATCATAAcaggctcctcctcttcctgtcatgtgactctgATACCTTGTGGTTCTCATTCAGAGTGTCCTGgttctggaaaggttgaagactgCTTGCCTTATAAGCATCATCTAAAAAACAAGTAAATGCTTTCCCCTTTAAtagtggggaagggctgtgactcaCTGGTAGaacatgtgcttggcatgcagaaggtcccaggttcaatctctggcatctccagttaaagggactaggcaagtaggtgatgcgaaagacctccgcctgagaccctggagtgctgctgccggtctgagtagacaatactgactttgatggaccaagggtctgattcagtagaaggcagcttcatgtgttcaggtgtgtgTTCACTATTCAATTGAATCATTTAATTATTCAATTGAAACTCATACAgctatgattttttttcaaatcagGAAAGAGCCCTTAATGCACATATGTAGCGAAAGGTATAAGATAGTATTTTGTAGTTTGGTTTCTTGTCAACtatcccaaaatcttcaggtattgtCTTGACGAAGCTCTGAAGAGAGAAAAACTATTGCTGTTGTTCGCAATTCACTATTCTGTAGTGGCTAGAGCATCagtgtaggatctgggagactcaggttcaaattcccactgctGCCATTGGGAGCCTgcctgggtaaccctgggccagtcacgcactctcagtctagcttacctcacagggttcttgtgaggataaaaaggaggagcatgatgtaagctgcattgggGATACAGTCcggatataaatgaagtatgtAAGCAAATACACCCACCTTGCaaaagattttttgaaaaaacatTTTGTGAATTTGGAACAAAGTATGGCATAgatatatacaaacaaacattGTGGAGAGGTCGTATCAAAAGGATTTGGGGGTCCTGGGCTCAAATCTCAGTGTGCCTGTAAACTAGTGAGCCTTTTCAAGTCAGCCTCAGTTCCTTGTTTGTAAAATGGGTCTGTTCATGACCTACCCCAGTATGGATCTGATGGCTCCAATGGTTAAACTAGGCATGATGGGGAAGAGGAGCCAAGTGTATATCTGTGTCTAAAGCAGTATGTGgtgtgtgtattttttatttacataAGAACGGAGCACATGGGTGAAGGAAGCAAAACCCAGCCCTGTTACCTCACTGCTCTTCGATGGTTTCAGCACTTTTTCTTCCAGCCCTGTTCATCGCACACCCCAGGGCTGGAGCTGTCATGGCAAAAAAGCTGATGTATGCAAGGAGGGAAGGAGCAGGAGGGacagcgtgtagtggttaagagtggtggctaggagcagtggcctctaatctggagaaccaggttccattctccacccctccacgtgagcggcagactttaatctggagaaccgggttggtttccccactcctccacatgaagccagcttgggccagtcacagttctctccaaactctctcagccccacctacctcacattgtgtctgttgtggggaggggaagggaaggtgattgtaagccaatttgattcttccttaagtggtagagaaagtcggcatataaaaaccacctccacctcctctaTATCTGTATAAATATGTACAGGGTCGGGTCCTGGTGGATCTGCTCTGCTAGTGGAATCGCTTTGCTGTGGTGGAagcagccttcccctgatgcaagaTACCTCCTCTAGCAGGA
This window encodes:
- the IER5L gene encoding immediate early response gene 5-like protein, which translates into the protein MECALDAQALIGLSLRKIHSSRTQRGGIKLHKNLLVSYVLRNARQLYLSERYAELYRRQQQHHYPEGGGMLVGMPPAACAPAAADFGPLPLQPAAEQQEGGGVGGGAQARSCALARAGFGGELLDLPVCAALLPAAPQDEEPLGPPPPPQPAPPAALSALCRDSSGAFDPPRASPPPGTAAAGPLYPGPAGCPFAPPAAAAPHCSSRTTVLDLDTHVVTTVENGYLHQDCCAHCPCPCPGAPSPGSKRKYEPGHEDGGGGAPAGGGPGGAAAAAAAAGGAVLGGAPFAPCPKRARFEDFSAEPGPDSSNISNLISIFGSGFTGLVSRQQHQQQQQQAAADSEQPLNGQLCSKQALASLGAWTRAIVAF